The DNA region CTTTGTTGCCTGGCAAGTGACCACCTGTACCCGTTTTGGCGCCCTGGCCACCTTTAAAGTGGAAGGCCTGGACCTTTTTAACCTTGTCGATATTCCAGCCAAATTTTGCCGAAGCAAGCTCATAGAAATACCGGCTGTTGCTTGCCTGTTCTTCCGGCAGCATACCGCCTTCGCCTGAGCAGATCCCTGTGCCGGCCAGTTCAGCGCCTTTTGCGAGCGCAACTTTGGCTTCTTCGCTCAGGGCGCCAAAGCTCATGTCGCTGACAAAAATCGGGATATCAAGTTGCAGCGGCTTTTTTGCGTTGGGTCCGATGACAAGATCCGTTGCAACCGGGGCATCATCGATCAGGGGCCGGCGGGCCATTTGGCCTGTGATCAGTTGAATGTCTTTCCAGCGCGGTAAATCCACCAATGGGACGCCCATCGATGAAACAGGTCCGTGGTGGCCGACCTTCTTAAGGCCGTGCTCAGCCAGGTGCTGGATGTGTTTGTTGTAGGGTTCTTCCGGGCCGCCATGCAAATCGGCATAAAGCCCCAGATACGCGTCTCTGTTGTACGCCTGTGGGTTCTCAACCTCCCATGCCGCTATTTCATCTTCATCAACCCAAACAGCATCGGTATTCACATCGATCCAGGCGCCAAACTTGTGTAAAACCTCGCTGTTATTGTACGAGCTTACCCCAGTATCGTAACGATAATCCCACTGGTGGACGCCACAGATGATGTCATCTCCCACAATTTGTGCGTCTGCCATCAGGGCGCCCCGATGCAGGCAGCGCCCATAGAGCACGGAGGCCTCATTGTCATATCGCACAATAACAAGATCAACGTTGGCAACCAGGCCATACGTTGGGGCACGATCTGCCAACTGGCTCCAGGTGGCTACTTTGATTTTATTGGCCGGCAAAGTTTCAGACATAGATGTAGGGCGAAATAGAATTGTTTAACTGAAGTAGGGCAGTAGATTCGATTACGTGTGGAAGATACAAATTAATGTGTTTCAACACACGTAGCCAATGTAATATACTGGAGCCTGTTCTGCCAGCCTTGAAAAGCAAAAGCCCGATGCTGACAATTTGCTGCCAGCACCGGGCTTTAGAGAAGGATAGAAGAGCCAGGAATTATACCTGAGCAATACCACCATCTGCCGAAATTTCAGAACCCTGAATGTACGATGAATCGTCAGATGCAAGAAACAAGGCTGCTTTTGCCATTTCTTCGGACGTGCCAAAACGGCCGAGCGGTACTTGCTGGATTATGCCCGTTGCAAACTCGTCAAGTGCTTCTTGTGGCAGTCCCATTCTGTCGTAGATTGGCGTTTCAATTGGCCCCGGGCTCAGCGTATTAACACGGATATTCCGACCCGATAATTCTGTTGCCCAGCTACGGCTGAGTGAACGCAAGGCAGCTTTGGTTGCCGCGTATACAGAAAAGCCGGGGAAGCCTTTCGTATTCACAATTGAAGATACCAGAATAATTGACGCACCATCGTTCAGGTACGGCAGGGCCTTCTGGACCGTGAAGAACGCGCCTTTGAAGTTGATGTCGTTTGTCTGGTCGAAAAATGCTTCTGTTGTTTGATCCAGTGGACTAACTTTGGCGATGCCGGCATTTACAACGAGGATGTCCAGTTTGCCAAGTTCAGCGCTTGTTTCCTGGTACAACTTGTCCAGGTCGCCAAGGTTGGTCACATCGCCTTTGATTGCGAGTGTGCCATTGCCAATAGCGCCCCGGGTCTCATCCAACGTCGCCTGGTTTCTACCAAAAATGGCGATCTTCGCGCCCTGGTTTGCAAATTCTGCTGCAATGGCCCGGCCAATGCCGCTGTTGCCTCCTGTAATGAGTGCTGTTTTTCCTTCAAGTCTGTTCATGGTATTATTTATTTTTGACCATTTGGTCAATTATTGGGTGTGAATTAAGTGTATTCGGAACTGATTGGTCAATAATGATCCAAAAAAAGGGGTTGATCAGGCGGTAACCTGTGCAAGGGCAAAGCCGGCGACTTTCGCTTTCGCTTCAACACTATGTGCATGTTTTGCACTCGATACAATGCCGATCTGTACCGTCATCAGGTATTCCGCCAACTCGTGAGCAGGTGTGTCACTACGCATGAGTTGTTGGGCCTGGCCCGCCTGTATCGTCTGCGTGACCAGTTGCCTGATATTGGCAAAGTGATCATTCAGGCATTGCAGAGTTTCATCGTCATGCGGACCCAGTTCAACAACCGTATTGAGCGCAAAACATCCTTTACGAGGGCTCATGCTACAGGTCTGCACAGCGTTGCCCAGGAATACCTCAATGGCCTCCAACGGTGTAGTCGCCTGGTCCATACGCGATTTCAAAGAGAAAAAGGCAGTCTGCAAGTAATTGCGTAGCGCTGAGAGAAAGAGTGCATGTTTGTTGCCAAAGGCTTTATAAATACTGCCTTTTTGCAACCCCATGGCATCCATCAGATCAGCCATAGAAGTAGCGGTGTAGCCTTTCAACCAGAAAGTCTCCATTGCTGCTTTCAGCGCCGTGTCGATATCAAATTCTCTTGGTCGCGCCATTGTACTGCTTTTCCCTAAGTATGCATGAGTTGTAGATTTGTTACCGATTGGTCAATAATTTTTTTATTTAATCCCAGACCCCTGTAAATCTAAACAATTTCATGTGACAGATTCTGGAGTGTTCAGGGAATTCTTGGCTCGGTATGGCAAGCGCGAGGGACGTCCACCAAATGTGTGGGGATAAAAGCGCGTTTATCGCCGGCAGCACAAAGCCCTCCCGTTTTTT from Bacteroidota bacterium includes:
- a CDS encoding glutamate synthase-related protein, which gives rise to MSETLPANKIKVATWSQLADRAPTYGLVANVDLVIVRYDNEASVLYGRCLHRGALMADAQIVGDDIICGVHQWDYRYDTGVSSYNNSEVLHKFGAWIDVNTDAVWVDEDEIAAWEVENPQAYNRDAYLGLYADLHGGPEEPYNKHIQHLAEHGLKKVGHHGPVSSMGVPLVDLPRWKDIQLITGQMARRPLIDDAPVATDLVIGPNAKKPLQLDIPIFVSDMSFGALSEEAKVALAKGAELAGTGICSGEGGMLPEEQASNSRYFYELASAKFGWNIDKVKKVQAFHFKGGQGAKTGTGGHLPGNKVVGKIAEVRELTPGTSAISPSRFQDLVTTGDFKKVADEVREVSGGIPIGFKLSAQHIEDDIDFALEASADYIILDGRGGGTGAAPDIFKNNISVPTMAALARARRHLDARERKDVTLIITGGLRTESDFVKALALGADGIAVSNAAMQAIGCLGMRACHTNNCPVGIATQKKNLRARLMVEKSARQLQNYFEATVELMQVLARACGHDHLGKFNKDDLSTWNRDIAYLTGIPYAGSIPL
- a CDS encoding SDR family oxidoreductase, which codes for MNRLEGKTALITGGNSGIGRAIAAEFANQGAKIAIFGRNQATLDETRGAIGNGTLAIKGDVTNLGDLDKLYQETSAELGKLDILVVNAGIAKVSPLDQTTEAFFDQTNDINFKGAFFTVQKALPYLNDGASIILVSSIVNTKGFPGFSVYAATKAALRSLSRSWATELSGRNIRVNTLSPGPIETPIYDRMGLPQEALDEFATGIIQQVPLGRFGTSEEMAKAALFLASDDSSYIQGSEISADGGIAQV
- a CDS encoding TetR/AcrR family transcriptional regulator, whose protein sequence is MARPREFDIDTALKAAMETFWLKGYTATSMADLMDAMGLQKGSIYKAFGNKHALFLSALRNYLQTAFFSLKSRMDQATTPLEAIEVFLGNAVQTCSMSPRKGCFALNTVVELGPHDDETLQCLNDHFANIRQLVTQTIQAGQAQQLMRSDTPAHELAEYLMTVQIGIVSSAKHAHSVEAKAKVAGFALAQVTA